The sequence below is a genomic window from Elusimicrobiaceae bacterium.
GCTGCCGCATTATCCGCGCCTATTATGGCAAACATGGTGCTTCTCTGGTTCATCCGCTTTCTGTGGAAATGAAAAGTACGTTAGAGATGGACGGCCTAAGCCTAATTAGCATTTTGGACCGCATTGATTATTTGGGAGATGGGCGCGTTAAAATTTTAGATTACAAAACGGGCAAGACCGTTCAGCGAGAGCCGGACCAATTAATGATGTATCAAAAAGTAGCAGAAAGCAGCCCCGCTATCTTAAAATTGGTGCAGGCCACTGATCCGAGCGTGAAAGAAATAAAAGTGGAGCAAATGGCCTTTTATCATTTGCCCTCTTTGCAGGAACTTTCTTTTGAGCGAAGTACCGATAAAGAAATGTATGAGTTTTGGCAAAAGGTTTTGGGCGTGGCCGATGAAATCCGCGCCGGCAAGTTTCCCCCCGCTCCCGAAGAAAATAAATGCCGTTGGTGCGATTATAGAAATATTTGTCCGATATTTACAGGTAAAGAATATGATGGACCCAGCGGCTGGGGTGCCAAAATTCCGCAGGTTGATCCCGCTTCTTCTGTTTCCAAGCCTGCGGCCGTTCCCGCTAAGACGGAAGATGAAATTTTGAGTGAAAAAATAGACCGTTTGGGTGAGATTGGTCAGGAAGAAA
It includes:
- a CDS encoding PD-(D/E)XK nuclease family protein, which gives rise to MTKKLSFSYSKMGMYKECPQKYKFRYVHMLPEQPKYYFAFGSALHEVMEYVYNPLNPSFPTLEQALSFFKTHWDSTSFDQKGYANMEKELLGYEEGCRIIRAYYGKHGASLVHPLSVEMKSTLEMDGLSLISILDRIDYLGDGRVKILDYKTGKTVQREPDQLMMYQKVAESSPAILKLVQATDPSVKEIKVEQMAFYHLPSLQELSFERSTDKEMYEFWQKVLGVADEIRAGKFPPAPEENKCRWCDYRNICPIFTGKEYDGPSGWGAKIPQVDPASSVSKPAAVPAKTEDEILSEKIDRLGEIGQEEKKLRTEIIQLMKKLGYKRQFSSKFQAELTQQQKRIFTDHEKTVDLLKQLNLLKKTLVPTQSTVEALLTDPTVSEQAKAQILAFVQNQIKDQLQITEAN